A genomic stretch from Theobroma cacao cultivar B97-61/B2 chromosome 4, Criollo_cocoa_genome_V2, whole genome shotgun sequence includes:
- the LOC18602840 gene encoding probable glutathione S-transferase: protein MDEVKLFGFWPSPFSLRVIWALKLKGVNFEYIEENLPNKSDLLLQYNPVHKKIPVLVHGGKPIAESLVILEYIDEVWPENPLLPKDVHERSVDRFWAKFIDEKTRTMWEFFHKFGEEQEKAVKDNLEILKTIEEHGLGDKKFFGGDKLGLTDLVFGWALHILVPMEEVAGIKFIKADTFPRLHAWMKNFSEEPVIKDNVPDHNRVIDFFKTRRELYKTSPHHSQTKVN, encoded by the exons ATGGATGAAGTGAAGCTCTTTGGATTTTGGCCAAGTCCTTTTAGCCTAAGGGTCATTTGGGCTCTAAAACTAAAGGGTGTGAATTTTGAATACATAGAGGAAAATCTCCCCAATAAGAGCGACTTGCTGCTACAGTACAACCCTGTTCACAAGAAGATTCCAGTGCTTGTTCATGGAGGAAAACCAATTGCAGAGTCGTTGGTTATTCTTGAATACATTGATGAGGTGTGGCCAGAGAATCCCCTGCTTCCAAAAGATGTTCATGAGAGATCTGTTGACCGGTTTTGGGCCAAATTCATAGATGAAAAG ACTCGAACTATGTGGGAATTCTTTCATAAATTTGGGGAAGAACAGGAAAAGGCGGTCAAGGACAaccttgaaattttgaaaacaatagAGGAACATGGGCTTGGAGACAAGAAGTTCTTTGGTGGTGACAAACTTGGATTAACTGATCTTGTCTTTGGATGGGCTCTTCATATCTTGGTGCCTATGGAAGAGGTAGCTGGAATCAAGTTTATCAAAGCCGATACCTTCCCTCGCCTGCATGCATGGATGAAGAATTTCAGTGAAGAACCTGTAATCAAAGACAATGTCCCAGATCACAACAGAGTCATAGATTTCTTTAAAACGAGAAGAGAATTATACAAGACATCACCTCATCATAGTCAGACGAAAGTAAATTAG
- the LOC18602856 gene encoding probable glutathione S-transferase translates to MEQVQLLGMWLSPYSYRVIWALKLEGIAYEYIEEDLSNKSPLLLQCNPVHKKIPVLIHSGKPICESSVILEYIEEIWPQNSLLPCDPYERAIARFWIKFADDKSPSISKMSRTSSEEQETAVKDILEMLETIEEHGLIGGKKFFGGDKISMVDMAFGAVAYWLGVIEDAAGLKISEAHEFPRLQSWVQNFKEVLIIKENLPDRDKMFPLLKRRRDVAGV, encoded by the exons ATGGAACAAGTGCAACTGCTTGGAATGTGGCTGAGTCCTTACAGTTACAGGGTCATTTGGGCTCTGAAACTGGAAGGCATAGCATATGAATACATAGAAGAAGATCTCTCCAATAAGAGTCCTTTGCTTCTCCAATGTAACCCGGTTCACAAGAAGATACCCGTGCTAATTCATAGTGGAAAACCGATTTGCGAGTCCTCGGTTATTCTTGAATACATTGAAGAGATATGGCCCCAGAATTCCTTGCTGCCATGTGATCCATATGAGAGAGCCATCGCCAGGTTTTGGATCAAATTTGCTGATGATAAG AGTCCTTCAATCTCAAAGATGTCTCGAACCAGCAGCGAAGAGCAGGAGACGGCAGTAAAGGACATCTTGGAAATGTTAGAAACCATTGAAGAACATGGCCTGATTGGAGGGAAGAAATTCTTTGGGGGAGACAAGATTAGCATGGTGGACATGGCATTTGGTGCAGTTGCTTACTGGCTGGGAGTTATTGAAGATGCAGCAGGCCTAAAAATATCTGAAGCACACGAGTTCCCTCGTTTGCAGTCATGGGTCCAAAATTTCAAGGAAGTTCtcataattaaagaaaacctCCCTGATCGTGATAAAATGTTTCCTTTGTTAAAGCGTCGCAGAGATGTTGCTGGCGTCTAA